The Pyxidicoccus sp. MSG2 DNA segment CCACGCGGCTGACGCTGGACGTGGCGCTGAACACCAACGGCGCCGCGCAGATAACGGGCGCGAGCACGGTGGCCGGGGAGAGCGCGCCGGACTACCGCCGGGCGTACCGGCCGGAGGCCACGCGCAAGTCCACCTTCGAGCGCGCCTGGGCGCAGAGCTTCCCGGGCCTGACGGTGCAGGAAGTGAAGCTGAGCGACACCACGCGGCTGGACGACGACGTGGCGCTGGACTTCAAGATGAACATTCCGCGCTACGCGGAGGTGCTGCCCAACGGCATGCGCTTCCTGCCCTTCGGCACGGGCCGCACGTACCAGCAGGCGTACGCGTCGCTCGCCGAGCGCCGCTTCGACCTGATGATGCAGGGCCCGTGGCTCAACAGCTTCACGCTGCGCTACGCGCTGCCCGCCGGCTGGACGGTGACGGAGCTGCCGCAGGCGGTGGAGGAGAAGACGAAGTTCGGCTACGTGAAGCTGAGCTACCGCGTGGACGGCGGCAAGCTGGTGGCGGATGGGGAGATGGCTCTCACCGCCGCGCGCGTGAAGGCGGACGACTACGCCGAGTTCCGAGAGTTCCTCGGCCGCGTGGACCGCGCCTTCGGGCGCCGGGTGCTCGTCCAGGGCCCCGGCAGCCGCACCGCGTCCGCGGCGCAGTAGCCGCTTCCGGCTTCGCGCTCGCGGTGGCACGGCGGGCGCGAGGCCACCGGAACAGCCCCAGGCAGTGACACGGCCCGTCGGTGGAAGCTGCTTCCACCCGCGGGCCGTCGTCTGTCCGGAGCCCGGCTATGGCTGCTCGGGCGCGCTCAAGGCGGCGACGATGATGCCGCCAGCGATGCGGGGCTGGTCCTGCCCCATGCGAAGCGTGTTGACGGAGTAGACGAGGCGCCGCCGCAAGTCGCGCGTGGCGCCCATCCCGTTGTTGTAGCCGTGCCTGTCCCCGCTCTTCCCCCACAGGGTGAAGCCGTTGACGACGAAGCGGCCCAGGCCCGCGGCGAAGCTGGCGCGGCCTCCCTTCACGTCGGGCACGTCCGGCACGGTGAACATCTCCTCCAACTGCGCGCGCGGCAGCAGCCGCCCCTTGAAGAGCGCGACGAGGAAGCGGTCCAGGTCGGCGGTGGTGGAAATCATCTCCCCCGCCGCCCAGGGCACGGACTGGCTGGCCACGGTGACGTCCACCAGGCACCTGCCCTGGTACGCGGTGGCCCCCGCCGGGCAGCCCTCCCCTTCCGCCGCGACGATTTCGTAGCCATGGGCATGCGGCCCCGGAATCGTCACGTCGTTGCCAGGCACGGAGGTGTCCCGCAGGTGCAGCGGGCGGAGGATGCGCGAGTGCACCTCTTCTCCATAGGGACGGCCCGTCACCTTCTCGATGAGCAGCCCGGCGACGATGTAGCCGATGTTGCCGTACTCCTGCTGTGTGCCCGGCTCGAAGCGGGGCCCCTCCGGGAGCGCCAGCGCGACGAGCTCGCGAGGGCTGAAGCGGCGGTAGCGGTTCTCGAAGAACCACGCGGGGTCCTTCTGCGGCACCGGCACCCCGGGCAGGCCGTGGGTGTAGTTGAGCAACTGCCTCACGGTGATGGGTGCATAGACGCCGTCGGGCAGCAGGCGCGGCAGGTAGTGCTGGACGGGCCGGTCCAGGTCCACGCGGCCCTCGGCGACGAGCTGCAGCACCACGGTGGCGGTGAACACCTTGGTCATGCTGCCGATGCGGAAGCGCGCGTCCGCGGGAATCGGCGCCCCGGTGCGGATGTCCGCCACGCCCGAGCTCCCGAGCCAGTGCCCGTCCGCGCCACTCACCCGGACCAGGGCGCCCGTCACCTCGCCATTCGGAAGGTTGGCGATGGCCTGCCGCAGGGCCTCGCGATTCAGCGGCGGCAGGGGCGACTGGCCCGCCTCCAGCGTCAGCTCACCCGACTCCAGCTCGCCCACCTCCGGCTCGCTTCCGGCCGGAGCCTCGGGTCCGCAGGCGGGGGCCATGAAGCTCGCGAGCAACGCCATGCCGACCCGCAGTCCGCGGTGAAGGACAGCCATGTTCCATCTCCTGTTGGGGGAAGGCCGGCGATGCCGGCTGGCAGATGGAACACCGGCGCCTCGCGGCGCTGTCACCGGGGCTTCAGGAGAACAGTGCGCCGAGCAGCTTGCGGACCTCGCCGGGCCCGTTGACGCGGAAGGCGGCGCGCGTGGGCTTGTGGCCCGCGTTGATGGTGAGCCCGCCCGGGGGGATGGCCGCGAAGAGGTCCTCGTCCGTGCGGTCATCGCCAATGGCCACCACCAGCGTGCCCGGCGCGAGCCCCTGCGTGGCCTCGCCCACCACGCGGCCCTTGTGCACGCCGTGGGGACGGACCTCCACCACCCGGTCTCCGGGCAGCACGTCCATGTGCTGCCCGGCGAACGTCTCCATCAGCAGCAGGCGCAGCTCGCGGGCCTGGATGGCGCCGAACTCCGGGTCCACCATCCGGTAGTGCCACGCCAGCGACGCCGTCTTCTCCTCCAGGAACGAGCCCGGCACCCGCTCGCAGAAGGCGCCCAGCACCGGCCGCGCGCTGGCCTTCCACTCGAAGGACACGCCCTCCAGCATGCGCCATGGCTGGCCCGGCCGCGTGCGGGACCAGAGGCCGTGCTCCGCGTGCAGGCTCATGGGCAGCTCGCCGAACCACGCCTCCAACGTCTCCTTGGGCCGGCCGCTGACGATGCTCAGCGAGGTGTTCGGCCGTGCCAGCAGCTTCGCCAGCAGCGCTCGCAGGGCATCGTCCGGCGCTGCGAGCTCCGGCCGGGACGCGAAGCCCACCAGCGTCCCATCGTAATCCAGTAGCAGGTGCAGCCGGGGTGACGCTTTCATCAACTCCAGCGCCTCGGCGCCGCTGCCCGTCTTCCGCTCCGCCATGGAGGGCAGGGACTGGAGCCGGTTGAGGAAGCTGCCCGTCCACCAGTGCACGTCGTGGGACTTCACGCCCTCACGCAGGGCGCGCATCCGCTTTCGGCGCTCGTCCTCGCCCAGCTCCAGCGCCTCTTCAATCGTGTCCGCCATGGCCTCCACGTCGAACGCGTTGACGATGAGGGCGCTGTCCATCTCCGCGGCGGCGCCGGCGAACTCGCTGAGCACCAGCACGCCGTCCTCGTCCGGGCGGGACGCACAGAACTCCTTGGCCACCAGATTCATGCCGTCGCGCACCGGGGTGACGAGCATGACGTCCGCCGCGCGGTACAGCCCCACGAGCTGCTTCTCGTTGAAGGAGCGGTAGAGGTAGTGCACCGGCACGTTGTGGACGCCGCCGTACAGGCCGTTGATGCGGCCCACCAGCTCGTCCACCTTCTCGCGGTAGGCGGCGTAGGCCTCCACCTGGGTGCGGCTGGGCACGGCCACCTGGATGAAGCGCAGGCGCCCGCGCCAGGCGGGCTCGCGCTCCAGCACGCGCTGCACGGCGAGCAGCCGGCGCGGAATGCCCTTGGTGTAGTCCAGCCGGTCGATGCCCAGGAGGATGCGCTGCCCTTCCGCCTTCCGGCGCAGGGTGGCCACCTCCTCCAGCACACCCGCGTCGTTGGCGAGCGACTCGAAGGCCGCGGCGTCGATGCCCATGGGGAAGGCGCCCACCCGCACCTCGCGGCCGTCCCAGATGACGCGGTCGATGTCCGTGTCCAGCCCGAGCTGCCGCATCAGCGCCCCGGAGAAGTGCCGCACGTAGCTCACCGTGTGGAAGCCGATGAGGTCCGCGCCGAGCAGTCCCTTGAGCAGCGCCTGGCGCCGGGGAAGGGTGCTGAAGACTTCCGACGACGGGAAGGGGATGTGGTGGAAGTAGCCGATGCGCGCGTCGGGCAGCCGCTGGCGCAACATGCCGGGCACCAGCATGAGCTGGTAGTCATGCACCCAGATGGTATCGCCCGGCTGGTAGTGGTGGACGACAAGGTCGGCGAAGCGCTCGTTGACCTTGCGGTAGATTTCCCAGTCCCGGTCCTGCCGGGGAATCCGGTCCACCATGTAGTGGCACAGCGGCCAGAGGACGCGGTTGGAGTAGCCCTCGTAGTAGCGGCTCACCTCGCTGGCGCTGAGGTAGAGCGGCACGCAGCGCATGGCCTCGAGCTGGGATTCGACCTTGGCGCGCTGGGCGTCCGTCAGGCGGGAGACATCGCCGGGCCAGCCCAGCCAGACACCGCCGGAGCGCTCATGGGGACGGCGCAGGCCGGTGGCGAGGCCTCCCGCACTGCGCACCACGGAGACGCTGTCCTTCTCCACCTTGACGGTGACAGGGAGGCGATTGGAGACGAGCAGGAGTCGGGACATAGGCCCCTGACGCTTAGTCACTCCCTCCGGGGATGGCCATGGTTGAAAGGGGCAGCGTGCTGGATGGTGGACCCTCGGGACCGCCCGGTGGGACCCAGCCCAGACGGGTCAACAGCGCGGGCTCGCGGCCCGGCTTCCAGATGAAGGCATCCAGCACGTAGTGCGTGGCCTGCGGCAGCGCCAGCAGCGGCACCACCAGGGCGAGCAGGTCCTCCGGGAGCTCCACGGTGCTCACCCCGAAGAGGGGAGCCCGCTCGTGCCAGATGAGCCAATCCCAGAGCCCCTCTTCCATCAGGGCCAGCACTCCGAGGAACAGGATGAAGCCCGGCAGCCCCGCGCGCAGGAGGGCCCCGCCCACGCCATAGCCGCCTTCCGCGCGCCGCCCGCGTGCGTAGCGAAACAGCAGCGCGAAGTACGGGACGCCGTGGAGCACGATGTTCATCACGGTGAAGGCGAAGTCATCCTTCGCGAGGACGATGCCGCCGAACCACGCCACCCACGTGGCGGCCACCAGGAGCACCTTGCCCGCCTGCAAGCCTTCGCCGCGTGTCACGCGCAGCGCCTGGAAACCCACCCAGACCGCGAGGACGACGGCATGGACGGCCAGAGCCACCGTCCCCACCCCGCGGGGCATACCGGAGAGGAAGTCGCCCTCCACGAACCACCAGAAGTCGCGAGGCAGGTTCGCGTGCCACCAGACGACGGGGCCCAGGGTGGCGGCGTAGATGGCGGCGGCGTCCAGGCGGCGCTCGGCGGTGGAGGCGCGGACCTTGCGGCCGTAGAGGGCCACCCAGCCGTACTGCTGGCGGACGAAGTGCGTGAGGGCCACGTAGGCGAACAGCGTCCAGAAGGCCTGGGGGGACACGAGGTACGCCGTCACGCCCGCGACATACGCGGCGAGCGGTGCGCCCAGGTAGAGGCCGGGGCGGCGGCGCAGCTCGTCGGTGTCCAGATAGGTGCGGAACAACGTGGACCAGACATGGGCCACGTCCACGCAGACGACGAAGAGGACCCAGGCCCACAGCGGCGTGTCTCCCACCGCGCCGAGCCACGGCGCGGTGAGCACGAAGGCCACGGACACCAGCGCGCTGCCGGCGAAGACGGTCAGGTCCACTCCCGGACTGAACAACCAGCCCTGGGAGGGCGAGAGGAGGCGGGGCATCGGAGTCCGCAGACTATCACCGACTCCGAGCCACTTTCTCAGGCCGTTGAGAGCAGGTCAGGCGACTATGCTTCGTCGGCGATAAGCAGCCTTCTTGCGTGAGCACAGATGCCCCGTTTCTTCTGGTTGCGCCGCGATGAGGCCACAGCGACGACGTACGATGGCGAAGTCGACGCGGCGCACAGATGGAGACTGCCCGGCGTGAGCTGCCACACGTGCGGAGCGACCTGGGGCGGAGCAGGTCACCAGTACCCGTGCGTTGACCTATCGCAACTGTCCGAGCGCCACGAGTTCGAGAAGGCCAGACCCGAGCCCTTCCCCGAGTTCGCACGCCTTCGTGAGCTGGTGCGCCCTTTCGCGCCTCCCCATGCAACGCTGCCACCCGGAACAGCCTTCGGGTCGCTGGTCGGTCGTGCCTTCGGGAAGTTCGGCCCCTTCGGATGGTGGGGCAGTTCCATGCTGCTGGTACGCCGTGCCTCGCTAGAACTTCTTCAAGCGGAAGGCGTACGGGGACTGCTCGGCTGCCGCACGGAGCTGCGCTTCCGGCAGAAGGACCCGCCGGAACTGCTGGAACTCCAAATCGAGCCGCACGGCAGACTCCACCCGGACTGCATTCCCCCGGATGAGCCTCCACCGTGCGTCACCTGTGGCCGGTTCGGACTCGCGCGGCCAGATGAGCCCATCCTGGACGCGGCCTCCCTGCCCCCGGAACTCGACCTGTTCCGGCTCGGCAACTTCGCCACGATGATCATCGGCACCGAGCGGTTCAAGGAGGCCGTGCAGCGCCTGGAGCTGCACGGCCTCACCTTCCGCGAGCTCCAGACGCGCTAACGCACGACGATGTTGACCACCTTGTCGGGCACGACGATGACCTTGCTCACCGTCTTCCCGCCCTCGAGCTGCCGGACGACGTTGGGCAGCGCCAGCGCCCGCTCACGCACCTCGGCCTCCGGCGTGCCGCGCTCCACCTCCACGCTGCCGCGCAGCTTGCCGTTCACCTGGACGGCGTACGTCACCTGCGCATCCACCGTCAGCGCCACGTCGAACACAGGCCACTCCTGCTCCAGCAGGAAGCCCTTCCCACCGAGCCGCTCCCACGCCTCGTCCCCCAGGTGCGGCGCGAAGGGGCCCACCAGCTTGACCAGCGTGACGAGGTCCTCGCGCGTGCTCCCCTTCGAGGTCAGCTCGTTCGTGTACGTCATCAGCGCCGCGATGGCCGTGTTGAACTGGAGCCGCTCCAGGTCCGCCGTCACGCGCTGAATCGTCTTGTGGCGCAGCTTCAGGTGCGGGTCGCCCTCGGGGACGCGGGACGGTGCGTGCTCCTCGACCAAGCGCCACGCACGGCGCAGGAATCGGCCGCAGCCCTCGATGGCCCTCGGGTCCCAGGGCTTGGGCAATTCGAACTCGCCCATGAACAGCTCGTACAGACGCAGCACGTCCGCGCCGTGCTCGGCCACCACGGTGTCGGGGTTGACGCCGTTGAGCTTGGACTTGGCCATCTTCTCGACCTGGACCTTCAGCGTCTCGCCCGTGGCGCGCAGAATCGCCGTCTCGCCGCGCAGCTCCACCTCCTCCAGCGCGTGGTAGTGCTCCGCCGCGTCCACGTACGTGTAGGCCAGCACCGTGCCCTGGTGGCGCAGCTTGCGGAACGGCTCCTTCGTGGAGACCTGGCCCAGGTCGAACAGCACCTTGTGCCAGAACCGTGCGTACAGCAGGTGGAGCACCGCGTGCTCCGCGCCGCCCACGTACAGGTCCACGTTCATCCACTGGCGCTCGGCCTCCTTCGACCAGGGCGCCTGCTCGTTCGTCGGGTCCAGGTAGCGCAGGTAGTACCAGCACGAGCCCGCCCACTGCGGCATCGTGTTCGTCTCGCGCCGGCCCGGGCCTCCGCACTTCGGGCACTCCGTCTCCAGCCACTCGGGAATCGTGGCCAGCGGAGACTCGCCGGTGCCGGACGGCTCGTAGCGTTCCACCTCCGGCAGCGTGACGGGCAGCTGGTCCTCGGGCACCGGCACGGCGCCGCACTTCGCGCAGTGGATGATGGGAATGGGCTCGCCCCAGTAGCGCTGGCGCGAGAAGATCCAATCGCGCAGGCGGTAGCTCACCGTGCGCTTCCCCTGACCCCGTGTCTCCAACGTGGCCACCACCCGCTGCTTCACGTCGGCGGTGGGCAAGCCGTCCAGCGCTCCTGAATTCACCGCGACACCGTTGCCCGTGAAGGCCTTGTCCGGCTCGGGCTGCGCACCGTCCACCGGACGCACCACCTGACGGATGGGCAGGCCGAACTTCACCGCGAACTCGTGGTCTCTCGCGTCGTGCGCGGGCACGGCCATGATGGCGCCGGTGCCGTAGGTCGCCAGGACGTAGTCGGCAATCCAGATGGGGATGCGCTCGCCGTTGATGGGATTGACCGCGTGGCTGCCCGTGAAGGCGCCCGTCTTCTCCTTCGCCAATTCCGTGCGCTCCAAATCACTCTTGAGCCGCGCGGCCGCCTGATAGTCCGTCACCGAGGCGCGCTGCTCCGCTGTCGTCAGCGACTCGACCAGGCCGTGCTCGGGCGACAGCACCAGGTATGTCGCGCCGTACAGCGTGTCCGGGCGGGTGGTGAACACGCGAATCTCCGAGCCCGCCGCCTGCCCGTCCGCCACGCGGAAGGACACCTCGGCGCCCTCGGAGCGGCCAATCCAGTTGCGCTGCATGGCCAGCGTGGACTCGGGCCAGTCGACCTTGGCCAGGTCCTCCAGCAACCGGTCCGCATACGCGGTGATGCGCAGCATCCACTGGCGCAAATCCTTGCGCTCCACCTGGGTGCCGCAGCGCTCACACCGGCCACCGGCGGCCTCCTCATTGGCCAGTCCCGTCTTGCACGAGGGACACCAGTTGATGGGCATCACGCTCTCGTACGCGAGCCCCTGCTTGAACAACTGCAGGAAGATCCACTGGGTCCACCGGTAGTAGCGCGGGTCGGTGGTGTTGACCTCGCGCTCCCAGTCGTAGGCGAAGCCCACGGAGTCAATCTGTCTGCGGAAGTTGGAGACGGCCTGCTCGGTGGTGACGCGCGGGTGGATGCCCGTCTTGATGGCGTAGTTCTCCGCCGGCAGGCCGAAGGCATCCCAGCCCATGGGGTGAAGCACGTTCCAGCCCTGCATCCGCTTCCACCGCGTCAGCACGTCGGTGGCCGTGTAGCCCTCGCAGTGTCCGACATGCAGCCCCGCGCCGGAGGGGTACGGAAACATGTCGAGTGCGTAGAACTTCGGCTTCTTCGGGTCGAACGTCGTCCGGTGCAGGCGGGCGTCGCGCCAGCGCGCCTGCCATTTCGGCTCTACCTCACGGGGGTCAAAGGGCATGGTGCCTTTTAGTACGCCCGCGTCGCGGCATTCCTGACCTGACCCGACGGGTCGTCGCCAGCAGGACCGAGCCGCTGATGCGATATGAACGCTCGCACCATGCGCAGCGCCCCGCCGACTCCCGACAGCCCCACCCCGCCGCTCCGGACGGCGGCCGGTAGCGCAACGGGAGCCCTCCACCCTCCCCCACCCCGCTTCCGCCAGCGACTGCTCGTGGTGATGCTGCTCGCGGGCCTCGTGCCACTGGTGCTGCTCGGCCTGCTCGCGCAGGGCGCGCTGGAGCGGGTGCTGTCCGTCTCCATCGCCCCCGTGGAGGGCGTGCTGGACGGCGTCTCCTCGGACCTGGAGCGCCGGGGCCTGCCCCAGGACGCGCTGAACGAAGCTCGCCTCAACCTCGCCCAGGCGGAATTGGCGCGGCGGGCCCTGGTGCGCCGCGTGCCCGCCTTCATCGCCGCGCTGGTGCTCGTCTCCGGCGCAGTGCTCGCCCTGGCCGCCGTGCTGCTCGGCCGTGCCCTCACGCGCCCCGTGGCCACCCTCACCGAGGGCATGTGGGCCTATGCACGCGGGGACCTCACCGTGCGCCTCGCCACGCCCGAACAGCCGCGCGACGAGCTCCAGTTCCTCCTGGGCCAGTTCAACCGCATGGGCCAGGAACTGCTCGCCCAGCGCGAGCGCCTCAAGTCCGCCGAGCAGATTGCCGCCTGGCAGGACGTGGCCCGCGCCCTGGCCCACGAGCTGAAGAACCCGCTCACCGCAATGAAGCTCTCGCTCGCGCGTCTGTCCCGCACGGACGCGAGCATGCCCACCGACTCCACCCGCATCTCAGAGGCCGTGGCCCTCCTCCAGGAGGAGGTGGACCTCCTGATGCGGATGACCCAGAGCTTCTCCACCTTCGCGAGGCTCCCCGCCCCGCGCTTCCAGGACGTGGCCCTGCGCCCCCTCCTGGCCGAAATCTGTACCCTCTACGCGGGCACCTCGCCCGTCCCCGTGGAGCTCGTCCCCGGCCCCGACGCCTCCCTGCGCGCGGACCCGGACGGTCTGCGCCGCCTCTTCGGCAACCTGGTGAAGAACGCCACCGAGGCCTCTCCCACCGGAGCCCCTCCGGTGCGCGTCGCGCTGGAAGCTCTCGACGGCGGCGCCGTGCGTGTCACCGTGATGGACGGAGGCAGCGGTGTGACTGGCGTGCTGGAAGGCCCCGCCCTCACGCGCGGGCTCTTCAGCACCAAGCCCGAGGGCAGCGGCCTGGGCCTGCCCATCTCCCAGAAAATCGTCCACGAGCACGGCGGCACGCTGCGCCTGGAACCGGCCTCGGGTGGCGGTACGCTGGCGCGCGTGGACCTGCCCCTCGCTCCTCCCTCCGCCCCGGCCACCGCATGAAGCCAGGTCCCCGCATCCTCGTCGTCGACGACGACCCCGGCGTCCTCAAGGCCCTGCGCGGGCTGCTGAGCGACGAGGGCTTCACCCCGGTGGAGGCCCGCTCCACCGCCGAGGCCATCCGCCTGCTCGACGCGCCCGAGGGCCCGCCCGCGGCGATGCTGCTCGACATCCGCATGCCCGGAGAGACGGGGCTGGAGCTCCTCGCGCGCCTGCCCAGGCCGCTGCCCGCGCCGGTGGTGGTGCTATCCGGCGAGGCCTCTCCCGCGGAGGCGGTGCAGGCGCTGAAGCTGGGCGCCACCGACTTCGTGGAGAAGCCGCCCTCGCCCGAGCGGCTCCTCACGGCGCTGCGCAACGCGATGGTGCTGGGCGAGCTCCAGGAGGAGCGAGAGCGGCTGCTGGACGCGCTCGCCCGCCCCGGTCACCTCGTGGGCGAGAGCCCCGCCATGGAGACGTTGCGCCGGCTCATCACCCGTGTGGGGCCGAGCGACACGGCGGTGCTCATCACCGGCGAGACGGGCACGGGCAAGGAGCGCGTCGCGCGGGCGCTGCACCTCGCCTCGGGGCGCAAGGGCCGGCTCGTCGCCGTCAACTGCGCGGCCATTCCCTCCACGCTGCTGGAGAGCGAGCTGTTCGGCCACGAGAAGGGCGCCTTCTCCGGCGCGGTGTCCCGGCGCGCGGGCCGGATTGAACAGGCGCACGGCGGCACGCTGTTCCTGGACGAGCTGGGCGACATGCCGCTGGAGCTCCAGGCCAAGCTGCTGCGCGTGCTGGAGACGAAGGAGGTGGAGCGGCTGGGCGGCTCGGTGCCGGTGCCGGTGGACGCGCGCATCCTCGCGGCCACGCACCAGGACCTCGCCCGCGCGGTGAAGGAGGGCCGCTTCCGGCAGGACCTCTTCTTCCGCCTCAACGTGATGCCGCTGCAGCTTCCGCCGCTGCGGGAGCGTCCCGATGATTTGCTTCCACTGGCCCGCGCCTTCGCCGCCGAGCTCGCCGGGCCCAACGTGCCGCTGGTGCTGGCTCCCGGAGCGGAAGTGGCCCTGCACGCGTACGCCTGGCCCGGCAACGTGCGCGAGCTGCGCAACCTCATCGAGCGCCTCAACCTGCTGCGTGGTGACGGCCCGCTCACGCTCGGCCCCGAGGCCATCCAAGGGCCGTTGGCCCCTGCCGCGCCCTCGCGTCCCACGCTGGGGGACAGGAGCTACCGCGAGCACGTGGAGGACTTCGAGAAGGACCTCATCCGCGCCGCGCTCCAGGAAGGCGGCAGCATCGCCGGAGCCGCGCGGCTGCTGCAGGTGGACCGCGGCAACCTCTACCGCCGCATCAAGGCGCTCGGGCTCCCCGTGTCCTGACGGGGCCGAGGTCGCTCCTGGGCGCAATCTGAAGTAAGATTGCATTTGCAACGCCCACCCAGGAGGACACATGAAGAAGGCCCTGTTGCTCCCATGGCTGCTGCTGGTCGCTGCGTGTGGTGGTGCCGAAGTGACGGCGGAGGAAACCGCGCCGCCCACCACGCCCACCCCGCTGCTTGCCTCCCAGGAGGAAAGCGTCATCCAGCCTGCCTTCTGGTACACGTGCAACCTGCCGTGCCGGCCGGGCTACTGCGCCACCAGCTCCATCTACTATCCGGACTGTGCCCCTTTCGGCTCCACGACGCGGTACACCTGTACGCCGTGCAGCGGCGGCCCTGTCGACCCGTAACCGGGCCCGGCGTCCACCGCTCTCCGCGTCCTGCTCCCGCTGAGACCTCCCGTGCGGCCACGCAACCGTGGCCGCATTGCGTCGATAATCCCTCCCGGACACCGGAAGCCCCCACCGGGAGAGCAGTTTCATGTCGAACCGCATTGGCCGCCCCTCGCTCACCTCCACCGTGCCGGCGCCAACCGCGGCCACTCCAGAGCGCGCCGCGCGTCCCGCTGGAGCAGAGAAGGCACCCGTCTCCCGCTCCCTGGCCGACGGGTTCGACTCGGGCGCCACCCGGCCGAGCCAGACGTCCCCGCGCGGTGCTGCGCTGCTGACGGGCACGAGCGCCCCGGCCTCCGTCGCCGCGTCGAAGGCCGCCGAGCTGCAGCCCCAGGTCCACGGCGCCACCGGCTACGAGGCCCACTTCGGCATGGGCGGTCGCACCGCGCGCGCCGTCGTGGAGGGCCAGGGCCAGGTCGCGCTGCCCACCGGCAATGGCCGGGGCCCCTCCTTCCACGCGGAGGCGGGCAAGCCGCTGACAGTCACGGTGGACCCCGCGCGCCTGTCGAAGTCCGCCGAGAAGGCCGAGCTGGTCTGGCGCGTGGCGCCCGGGGGGACGGAAGTGGCCATCCCCCTCACGGACGGCTCGCGCGACGCGAGCGGCCGGCTCAACACGCTGCCCGCGCGCATTGACGTCCCGGAGGACGCCTTCGGCACGCTGCGCATCTCCATCCGCACCACGGGCGCGGACGGCAAGCAGTCCAGCTCGTGGGACCCCAGCTCCGACGCGGCCATTGCCCCGAAGGAGGGCGCGGCCGTCGTCTTCACCGACGACTGGAAGACCCAGGTCGAAGGCAAGCTGCGCGCGGGCGACAAGGTCGACATTGCGTATGACCGGGACAGGCTCGCCGCGATGCTGGGCGGCGTGACGCCCTCGGACGTCGTCGCGTGCGTGTCCTTCAACGGCGAGCCTCCCCGGGAGGTGCCGCTCATGGTGCAGCCGGGTGAGGGAGGCACGCAGGGGACGATGTTCATGCCCTCGCTCCAGGTTCCCGTCGAGGCGACGGAGATGACCCTCTGGTTCAAGGGCCAGGGCCAGGGGAACACGAGCTACGACTCGTCCTTCGGGCAGAACTTCAAGTTCAAGGTGGGCCCCGCGCGCGACGACGCGGACCCGTCGTGGAAGGCGGAGCTCTTGCGCAGCAAGAGCTTCCCCAACCTCCAGGCGGAGGACTTCGTCGGCATCGGCCCGTCGTCGCAGCGCTACAACTGCATCGCCTGGACGCTGGGCATCCAGGACCAGTGGGTGTGGCCGGGCACGCGCCTGGAGGACTTCGACAAGCTGTATGCGCAGCAGGGCTACCAGCCGATGTCCTCGCTGGACCTGAGCAACGACCCCAATCTGGAGAAGGTCGTCGTCTACGGGCTCAAGCCGAAGACGGGCACGGGCCCGATTGAAGTGACGCACGGCGCGCTCATGGACGAGCAGGGACGCCTGACGAGCAAGATTGGCACCCAGCCGCTCATCCGCCACAACAGCGCTGACGACCTCACCGGCCCTTCGTATGGTGAGCCGGTGCGCGTCTACGTCCGTCCCCGTCAGCCCGCGGTGAACAACTCATGAGCAGCGTGGGTGCCCGCTTCGAAGCGCTGGCGAAGGAGTGGGAGGAGCACTGCGCGGAGCACCGCGAGGCGTCCAACCCCTACGTGTTCCTCAACCACCCCTCGTTCGAATCCATCGTCGCCCTGGGCCGGCCCGCCGTGCCCCTGATTGTCGAGCGCTACCGCGAGGGGAGCGTCTTCTGGGGCGCGGCCCTGCGGCGGATGACGGGGGTCACCACGTTCGGTGACGGCGTCGTCGGCAACCTCGACGCCACCCGGCGCGGCTGGCTCAAGTGGTGGGAGGAGAACCAGGCGTCCTTCGGCGGCCGGGCGTCCTGAGCGGACTCACGGCCGGCCCGCATCCACGGGTGGCTCCGGGGCCTTCGCGGAGACGGCTCGCAGCGGCGCGTCGCTTCCGAGGCTGATGAAGGGCGCCCAGTAGTA contains these protein-coding regions:
- a CDS encoding serine hydrolase domain-containing protein, whose translation is MAVLHRGLRVGMALLASFMAPACGPEAPAGSEPEVGELESGELTLEAGQSPLPPLNREALRQAIANLPNGEVTGALVRVSGADGHWLGSSGVADIRTGAPIPADARFRIGSMTKVFTATVVLQLVAEGRVDLDRPVQHYLPRLLPDGVYAPITVRQLLNYTHGLPGVPVPQKDPAWFFENRYRRFSPRELVALALPEGPRFEPGTQQEYGNIGYIVAGLLIEKVTGRPYGEEVHSRILRPLHLRDTSVPGNDVTIPGPHAHGYEIVAAEGEGCPAGATAYQGRCLVDVTVASQSVPWAAGEMISTTADLDRFLVALFKGRLLPRAQLEEMFTVPDVPDVKGGRASFAAGLGRFVVNGFTLWGKSGDRHGYNNGMGATRDLRRRLVYSVNTLRMGQDQPRIAGGIIVAALSAPEQP
- a CDS encoding bifunctional alpha,alpha-trehalose-phosphate synthase (UDP-forming)/trehalose-phosphatase, whose product is MSRLLLVSNRLPVTVKVEKDSVSVVRSAGGLATGLRRPHERSGGVWLGWPGDVSRLTDAQRAKVESQLEAMRCVPLYLSASEVSRYYEGYSNRVLWPLCHYMVDRIPRQDRDWEIYRKVNERFADLVVHHYQPGDTIWVHDYQLMLVPGMLRQRLPDARIGYFHHIPFPSSEVFSTLPRRQALLKGLLGADLIGFHTVSYVRHFSGALMRQLGLDTDIDRVIWDGREVRVGAFPMGIDAAAFESLANDAGVLEEVATLRRKAEGQRILLGIDRLDYTKGIPRRLLAVQRVLEREPAWRGRLRFIQVAVPSRTQVEAYAAYREKVDELVGRINGLYGGVHNVPVHYLYRSFNEKQLVGLYRAADVMLVTPVRDGMNLVAKEFCASRPDEDGVLVLSEFAGAAAEMDSALIVNAFDVEAMADTIEEALELGEDERRKRMRALREGVKSHDVHWWTGSFLNRLQSLPSMAERKTGSGAEALELMKASPRLHLLLDYDGTLVGFASRPELAAPDDALRALLAKLLARPNTSLSIVSGRPKETLEAWFGELPMSLHAEHGLWSRTRPGQPWRMLEGVSFEWKASARPVLGAFCERVPGSFLEEKTASLAWHYRMVDPEFGAIQARELRLLLMETFAGQHMDVLPGDRVVEVRPHGVHKGRVVGEATQGLAPGTLVVAIGDDRTDEDLFAAIPPGGLTINAGHKPTRAAFRVNGPGEVRKLLGALFS
- a CDS encoding double-CXXCG motif protein, encoding MPRFFWLRRDEATATTYDGEVDAAHRWRLPGVSCHTCGATWGGAGHQYPCVDLSQLSERHEFEKARPEPFPEFARLRELVRPFAPPHATLPPGTAFGSLVGRAFGKFGPFGWWGSSMLLVRRASLELLQAEGVRGLLGCRTELRFRQKDPPELLELQIEPHGRLHPDCIPPDEPPPCVTCGRFGLARPDEPILDAASLPPELDLFRLGNFATMIIGTERFKEAVQRLELHGLTFRELQTR